In Triticum aestivum cultivar Chinese Spring chromosome 5B, IWGSC CS RefSeq v2.1, whole genome shotgun sequence, the following proteins share a genomic window:
- the LOC123110254 gene encoding transcription factor PCF8: MEEADKDRNSCKRLRAVGGGGDSADAWRSFRVARAAAGGKDRHSKVVTSRGLRDRRIRLSVQTAIQFYDIQDRLGVDQPSKAIEWLIQAAATAIDGLPSLDCSFAFPVASPAAEDTAEVSTSETSKGSVLSLANGPADNDNAAHQASAYNGGSANGTFAGLLHCSNAADKPMQHQHQQQQPTLAYYAAPGSHIAPMSFEMIPQLTFSQDQQHCHHHHHHHHASVSFDRSTLQSNTVSTPQWPPSQHPFLMQRFSAAPAEPSPMFPFFLGGNNAAAAAAPAAANAPERRLQLWDFKEERKT; encoded by the coding sequence ATGGAAGAGGCAGACAAGGACCGCAATTCCTGCAAGCGCCTgcgggcggtgggcggcggcggcgactcggcgGATGCGTGGCGGAGTTTccgggtggcgcgcgcggcggcgggcggcaaggACCGGCACAGCAAGGTGGTGACCTCGCGCGGCCTCCGCGACCGCCGCATCCGGCTCTCGGTGCAGACGGCCATTCAGTTCTATGACATCCAGGACCGCCTGGGTGTCGACCAGCCCAGCAAGGCCATCGAGTGGctcatccaagccgccgccaccgccatcgaTGGTCTCCCGTCGTTGGACTGCTCCTTCGCCTTCCCTGTCGCCTCCCCAGCAGCAGAAGACACCGCGGAGGTCAGCACCTCGGAGACCAGCAAGGGCTCCGTGCTCTCGCTCGCCAACGGCCCTGCCGACAATGACAATGCCGCTCACCAAGCCAGTGCATACAACGGGGGCAGTGCCAATGGCACGTTTGCCGGGCTCCTGCACTGCTCCAACGCCGCCGACAAGCCAATGCAGCAtcagcatcagcagcagcagccGACGCTTGCCTACTACGCCGCCCCGGGTTCGCACATCGCGCCCATGTCCTTCGAGATGATTCCCCAGCTCACCTTCTCCCAGGACCAGCagcactgccaccaccaccaccaccaccaccatgcctcTGTCTCCTTCGACAGGAGCACACTTCAGTCCAACACCGTCTCCACGCCTCAGTGGCCCCCGTCCCAGCACCCGTTCCTGATGCAGAGGTTCTCTGCTGCTCCAGCCGAGCCTTCGCCTATGTTTCCCTTCTTTCTTGGAGGCAACAACGCTGCTGCTGCGGCTGCTCCTGCGGCGGCCAATGCGCCGGAGCGGAGGCTGCAGCTCTGGGACTTCAAGGAGGAAAGGAAGACATAG